Proteins co-encoded in one Fusarium fujikuroi IMI 58289 draft genome, chromosome FFUJ_chr06 genomic window:
- a CDS encoding related to PPR1-transcription factor regulating pyrimidine pathway, which translates to MIDELERKEQELSNRLQELEIAVADPSTVDTSSPDDRHTVRSIAASSPATREGASLSFIAHLFSDANWRKSHATLLRTLADAPGTDEVSIAPCSLPSAVETQMLFEKYLSWAHIQNPFLLRRSIWALHQRLFNGQGTSAKASSHDLFRAFMICAIGAVLPYRNKLHHRHPEAYYNAALQHLGGDFLTRGLDSVQDLLLICRLGIYHPIGTSIWDVVRLCGRLCIELGLHNGTDVRGDLLQTQLRRRVFWQFYLIDRYSSTTLDRPFLIDDADIETKFPVEVSDEELEAASQNVQSLDSFSYTREPNVQNEMTVFFISVRLRQISSHIQTEFSKLRRKISNTRSKHLLAGHIHVVMTKLFKELKDWRNSNPIIQEPSCLYETQEWYDLLIARERLSVLRRAIDLVPKVNGSPPREILTVFLRSALETIERYHIICQKREMMTHTRSYFHMLFTAALSVMYCISVSKKLTLEDMRASHQGLLRCQELLNSVARQLPDAKSYVSVFEALHRDVSQRLWPNVRDMPGNVPVDPAMGFSNDISNFSGRSFSPDLGTSTLSNGLANMPDFSTNRQFFDQGLQPRTNMMDSVNQFDVPEQDGNGISEEYQDGSSVNWALLNYDSLWNMESALGQYVYGDPTNPSVWDGFEF; encoded by the exons ATGATCGATGAGCTCGAGAGAAAAGAGCAAGAGTTATCCAACAGGCTTCAAGAACTCGAGATCGCAGTCGCTGACCCAAGCACGGTGGATACCTCCAGTCCAGATGACAGGCATACTGTGAGATCGATAGCAGCATCGTCGCCTGCTACACGCGAGGGAGCAAGCCTGAG TTTCATTGCGCATCTATTCTCAGACGCGAATTGGAGAAAGTCGCATGCCACTTTGCTAAGAACATTGGCTGATGCACCCGGTACTGATGAGGTCTCGATAGCTCCATGCTCTTTGCCCTCTGCAGTAGAGACACAAATGTTATTCGAGAAATA CTTAAGTTGGGCACACATACAGAACCCGTTCCTCCTTCGCAGAAGCATCTGGGCACTGCATCAACGTCTCTTCAATGGTCAGGGCACCTCCGCCAAAGCCTCAAGCCATGACCTATTCAGAGCCTTCATGATATGTGCCATTGGGGCAGTTCTACCATATCGGAAcaagcttcatcatcgacaccCAGAAGCATACTACAACGCAGCTCTACAGCATCTCGGTGGCGACTTTTTGACTCGGGGACTGGACTCTGTTCAAGATCTTCTGCTGATATGTAGGCTCGGTATCTACCATCCAATTG GCACTTCCATCTGGGACGTCGTTCGGCTCTGCGGACGTCTCTGCATCGAACTGGGCCTTCATAACGGCACGGATGTTCGAGGTGATCTCCTACAAACACAGCTCAGACGGAGAGTATTCTGGCAATTCTATCTCATCGATCGCTACAGCTCAACGACTCTGGACCGGCCATTTTTGATCGACGACGCAGACATCGAGACAAAGTTCCCAGTTGAAGTAAGCGACGAGGAACTCGAAGCAGCCAGTCAGAATGTGCAAAGCCTCGACTCGTTCAGTTACACTCGGGAACCCAATGTTCAAAACGAAATGACCGTCTTCTTTATCTCTGTGCGGCTGAGGCAGATATCGTCTCATATACAGACTGAATTCTCCAAGCTGAGGCGCAAGATCTCGAATACCAGGTCAAAGCACTTGCTCGCCGGTCACATTCACGTTGTCATGACAAAGCTGTTCAAGGAGTTGAAAGATTGGAGAAACAGCAACCCTATCATACAGGAACCGAGCTGTCTGTACGAAACACAAGAGTGGTATGACTTGCTCATTGCCCGTGAGAGACTATCTGTCCTCCGTCGTGCAATCGATCTTGTCCCAAAGGTCAATGGATCTCCACCGAGAGAAATCCTGACAGTCTTTCTCAGATCAGCGCTGGAGACTATTGAGAGATATCACATCATATGCCAAAAGCGAGAGATGATGACACATACACGAAGCTACTTTCACATGCTCTTCACAGCTGCGTTGTCGGTCATGTACTGCATTTCCGTATCCAAGAAGCTTACTCTGGAAGATATGCGTGCATCTCATCAGGGATTACTCCGATGTCAAGAGCTGTTGAATAGCGTTGCCCGGCAGCTCCCGGACGCAAAGAGCTACGTGTCTGTCTTTGAAGCCTTACACAGAGACGTATCACAACGGCTGTGGCCGAATGTGCGAGATATGCCTGGCAACGTCCCGGTTGATCCAGCTATGGGCTTCTCCAACGATATTAGCAACTTCAGTGGGCGAAGTTTCTCTCCAGACTTGGGTACGAGCACTCTAAGCAATGGATTAGCAAACATGCCAGACTTTTCAACGAATCGCCAGTTCTTCGATCAGGGTTTGCAGCCGCGAACGAATATGATGGACTCTGTGAACCAGTTTGATGTTCCGGAGCAAGATGGGAATGGCATATCAGAGGAATATCAAGATGGGTCGTCGGTCAATTGGGCACTGTTGAACTACGATTCTTTATGGAACATGGAGTCTGCGCTGGGTCAATATGTTTATGGAGATCCTACGAACCCCAGTGTTTGGGACGGTTTTGAGTTTTAG
- a CDS encoding related to 2,4-dihydroxyhept-2-ene-1,7-dioic acid aldolase: MAAPIPHPMREKLLRDEVAYTMSIKLVKSIEIAGMAKTAGYDGILVDMEHSSFDLETTNQLCVAALYAGISPIVRAPSKDPFFVSRILDGGALGIIVPHIRSVQDAQDVVNAAKFQPIGHRSSTNGLPHHQFRSIPAKVSNPVTNAATMVIPMIETLEALELVDEIAALPGVDSLLIGTNDLTAEMGIPGDYENPRVTEAYERTIAACKKHGKWLGVGGLHARLDLVEKFCKMGARWVMAATDGPLLLGAATKRGTEMAALNASVVKSQQANGHSVEKKATNGVTNGTTNGAVTNSNGITNGATNGIPVAA, translated from the coding sequence ATGGCTGCACCCATTCCCCACCCCATGCGAGAGAAGCTTCTCCGCGATGAAGTCGCCTACACAATGAGCATCAAGCTCGTCAAGTCCATCGAAATCGCCGGCATGGCCAAGACAGCCGGCTACGATGGCATCCTCGTAGACATGGAGCACTCCTCCTTTGATCTCGAGACAACAAACCAACTCTGCGTCGCCGCTCTCTACGCTGGCATCTCCCCCATCGTTCGGGCCCCCAGCAAAGACCCTTTCTTTGTCTCAAGAATTCTGGACGGCGGCGCTCTCGGAATCATCGTTCCTCACATTCGTTCTGTGCAAGACGCTCAAGACGTCGTCAACGCAGCCAAGTTCCAACCCATTGGTCACCGTTCCTCCACAAACGGTCTTCCCCATCATCAGTTCCGCTCCATCCCCGCCAAGGTATCGAACCCTGTCACAAACGCCGCTACCATGGTTATCCCCATGATCGAGACCCTGGAGGCTCTTGAGCTAGTCGATGAGATTGCCGCTCTTCCGGGTGTTGACTCTCTCCTCATTGGTACCAATGACTTGACTGCCGAGATGGGCATTCCTGGAGATTATGAGAACCCTCGTGTTACTGAGGCTTACGAGCGTACCATTGCTGCATGTAAAAAGCATGGAAAGTGGCTGGGTGTTGGTGGTCTTCATGCtcgtcttgatcttgttgagaagttcTGCAAGATGGGAGCTCGTTGGGTCATGGCTGCGACTGATGGTCCTCTACTTCTCGGTGCTGCTACCAAGCGAGGTACTGAGATGGCTGCGTTGAATGCTTCGGTTGTAAAGTCACAACAGGCAAATGGTCACTCTGTagagaagaaggctactAATGGTGTCACCAACGGGACGACGAATGGGGCTGTCACGAATAGCAACGGCATCACAAATGGGGCCACCAATGGCATCCCAGTTGCAGCATAA
- a CDS encoding related to SER3-3-phosphoglycerate dehydrogenase: MAPSAVTDTPPESHSPGKPTVYVMDSFHPQVMAYCQENFNAITPDNPKHSQWRQEARYLLMRSSRLTAEDVKACPNLIAIGKQGVGIDKIDADACAARGIKIFNTPGVNARAVAELVLTLATASARQVGSIVAKQSSGILVPKEKCSGLILHRKTIGILGMGNIGKCVASIFRGAFEADVIAYDPFLPADAWADISHQRASSVEEVLESSDVITVHMPLTPQTRDLISYSEMKRMKRTAIVINTARGGIVNEHDLKRALSEGLIWGAGLDCHEEEPPSYERYHSLWEAGAVSTPHIGAATAETQMQTGMAAARYLLEFALNNQ, translated from the coding sequence ATGGCACCAAGCGCTGTAACAGACACTCCACCAGAGAGTCACTCTCCTGGGAAGCCAACAGTCTATGTCATGGACTCATTCCACCCTCAAGTTATGGCATACTGCCAAGAGAACTTCAACGCCATTACTCCCGATAACCCCAAGCACAGCCAATGGAGGCAAGAAGCACGCTACCTGCTCATGAGATCCTCTCGCTTAACTGCAGAGGATGTCAAGGCATGCCCTAACTTGATCGCCATCGGCAAGCAAGGCGTTGGCATTGACAAGATTGACGCTGATGCCTGCGCTGCTCGGGgaatcaagatcttcaacactCCCGGCGTGAATGCGCGTGCAGTCGCCGAGCTTGTCTTGACGCTGGCTACTGCATCTGCTCGCCAGGTTGGCTCTATTGTTGCCAAGCAGTCTTCGGGTATCCTTGTGCCCAAGGAGAAATGTTCCGGCTTGATTCTGCATCGCAAGACGATCGGCATCCTGGGCATGGGCAATATCGGTAAATGCGTCGCCAGTATCTTCAGAGGCGCTTTTGAAGCAGATGTTATTGCCTACGATCCTTTCCTCCCTGCCGACGCTTGGGCCGATATTTCTCATCAGCGAGCTAGCTCTGTTGAAGAGGTTCTGGAGTCTTCGGATGTCATCACTGTTCACATGCCTCTTACTCCACAAACAAGAGACCTCATTAGCTATtctgagatgaagaggatgaagcgAACAGCTATTGTCATCAACACTGCACGCGGAGGTATCGTCAACGAGCATGATCTTAAGCGCGCACTATCTGAAGGTCTCATCTGGGGTGCTGGTCTTGATTGTCATGAGGAAGAACCACCAAGCTATGAGAGGTATCACTCACTTTGGGAGGCTGGAGCTGTCAGTACGCCTCATATTGGAGCTGCAACGGCAGAAACGCAGATGCAAACGGGAATGGCAGCAGCGAGATATTTGTTGGAGTTTGCGCTGAACAACCAATGA